From the Theobroma cacao cultivar B97-61/B2 chromosome 2, Criollo_cocoa_genome_V2, whole genome shotgun sequence genome, one window contains:
- the LOC18609366 gene encoding uncharacterized protein LOC18609366 — protein sequence MGWRRMEKQIGTRRNRLTQKARSITKHTGDSVPFIVHAKRMETYIATLSHKYGEDSSSQLELDSHAWTKAIGGMIITRTYVYGFGSQGPATTILNDAVTSELVVNLCIGFNIRLKEKVKNLSNDMSQMREQMTQHFGAMNEFIVSMKAMMIKRRSRKGHVSSSSLASDKFGIAGR from the exons ATGGGGTGGAGAAGAATGGAAAAACAAATTGGAACAAGGAGGAATCGTTTAACACAAAAAGCAAGAAGTATTACAAAGCACACTGGTGATTCAGTTCCATTCATTGTTCATGCAAAAAGGATG gAAACATATATTGCTACATTATCACATAAGTACGGTGAAGATTCATCCTCACAACTAGAATTAGATTCGCATGCTTGGACTAAAGCAATTGGAGGGATGATAATTACACGCACTTATGTGTATGGGTTTGGTTCTCAGGGACCTGCTACAACTATACTAAATGATGCAGTAACATCTGAGTTAGTAGTTAACCTTTGCATTGGTTTTAACATTcggttaaaagaaaaagtgaaaaatctaTCAAATGACATGAGTCAGATGCGTGAGCAAATGACGCAACATTTTGGAGCCATGAATGAATTTATAGTAAGTATGAAAGCAATGATGATAAAGAGACGTTCAAGAAAAGGCCATGTGAGTTCTTCGAGTTTAGCTTCTGACAA